The following DNA comes from Pieris rapae chromosome 17, ilPieRapa1.1, whole genome shotgun sequence.
aaagtttccAATAAGacacttcgcgtttcatgacggatagcgctatctgacagtcatGAAATGCAACAATAGTTTTTATcctaacaatattaaataacttatttggaacttatccggacattgtgaaacagacctcTTGTGAAACAGACCTCAGAATGTTTTCTTTACTATAAATGTGCGTTGTCATTTATAGgagcattatatattttctcttataCAAGTAAACACAATGTTACAAGTATtactaatgttttatttaattgttatagcCACTAGTCCTGGGTGGACTCAAATCAAAGGCCAGACTTGAAATTTACAACTAAACAGACGAACAGACTTATTAATGACATGCGAGCAAGATAGTATTCCTTCAAATTACCAAGAGAACCAATTAACATTGATTTTATTCAGCCAGTATTTTTCAAAGGACCGaaaacaaatcaattaaacaaGTGGATTTTCGATAATTTGACTATCGAAAGTCCACTCTAGTGTGATAGTAAGATCAAATTGTAATGTAAGATAAGAATTTTAATGCTTTAGATTATGCGAGAAACATGActagttatttattagtttatatttttctcgATACTTCTAAGCCAaacaatcaatttaaatttttacgattaaCTTATCTGCCGTATACGTTAGTTTGAATTCCTTTCGCCGGAATATctgaataaaaactaatgttttaaaagacaatgtcttaatttatatatgtatatttacaaaactcTAAGTTTACGACGAATAGACGCTTACGAcgagatattaaaaattgtattgtgaggtaataaataaatgtcgacctttaaaaatatatatatacatgttttattaGTACCTAAGCCTAAATATggcaatcaaaaataataagtacctACTCTGAAACCATAAGCTAAATAAACACTATTCAGATATTAATCGCACCTTCAGGGTGCAACTAAATTCTCCAAAATTGCACAATCTATGAAAATAACTCATCAAATTCCCCGATAAActgtcattttaaattgtcCGTTGAGTGAAATATAACTAccttttgtttgtatttatataacacacttttatgtgttatataaatacaatgtttGCTTCATGGCAGTTCCTGTACCGTAggaaatagtatatttattaatattttaatctattactTTTTGATGTTGTGTTGTCGCGTTGGAGAGTCTGTAATAGTAGCttattttggtaaaataaaaaatatcgttttatCGACTATCTGCTATCAAAGTCCCCGTATCTCGGCGCAGGCGTCAATAATAGATTCTTGTAGCACATTGTAATTTGTACCTAACCCTTAAAGATTATAAACCAATTATCATGcttgtttgaatttttttagtaattacgaaatttttaataaattaataaaacattcaattaattaatttaagtagtttacaaattttgttaaattataattgaaataaatgtgtaGGTACCGCATCTGATAAATACACGATCCGATCGGTTATTGGATAGTTTAACACGTTAagcaacataaaaaaattagttgaAACAAGTTGAAAAAACTATTTGTCGCCTATCAAGACTGCtattgttacataaattatatattaatatattgtataagtgtaacctattgtggatgcatctagtgtgtttgttttgtgttttatttttgactttgtttttattataaggatgtttctgtttggtttccgaataaataaatacaaaaatataaatataacataatatgatgAAATAGAATATGCTTAATATAAGGAGTATTAAGGAGTAGGTGGAGCTTCTGAAAGGTTTTGTAACTTACCAGCAGCAAGTTGAACGAATCCATGGACAATGCTTACGTAGGGACCGGAAACGGAACTACTCTGGCGAAAAATTGGCTCTAAATATGCCTGTATGGCACATGTACCCGTCATATATTGAAGAACCTTTAAACCTGTGCAAAATTAAGAAACACTAtaaacactttcaaaaaaaaataaaacaatatttttttatatagaaatgatTATTTCGTGTCATTTAGATTTTTCGTTTtagacaataattaaaaatcgagAAGCATGGTATTTAAAATGTTGGttgcaaattattaatttcatatgattaacatcataattaatttactactgtATAAGTTTACTATTCTAAAACACATGAAAATTACGGTGAATatgaatttttcataaaatatgtatttcatacactcattaattataatgggtaTAACATTCTCGTTTCCGAGGATATCCTAATGgacatcatttatttttatttttttatagttataagaTTTGTCACATAGTTTTAAGAACCCATAAATAAAGGTATAACTTTTGTTATTCCAGCGTCGCACTTCACttttatgttagttataagctcTTGCTAAACAATTAGACAGTTGACAGTTGACACTTAGCCTCAAATAAAGtgtgttatataaatagatctggtaatttaaaatactcatTCGCCTAATTCACTTCACAATACAGGCTAGGTATCGGGCACCAGGAAAAAAGATGGAGGCGACACTTTGACCACGAGGAATAAAGTAAGAAAAAACGCACATATGGCAAGAGGAACAGAAAAGGGAATCATTAAGTACTTAATAAGTGCCCAAGCccaagaagaaaaagaaaaaaaagatctAGAAAAGGGATAGACAAActtctttcaagaaaagaacgtaccaattcctaaaaggccagcaacggaGATATCACTTtaaggtgagccttctgctcGTTTGGAGCCACAAAAAAAAGCCACACGGAAAAGAAGAAGAGATGGAAATGTGTTTAGAtataaaagtacatatatgaattaaaaggctattattattaaaaaaaacagcacCAACAGGAAGTGAAAAATGCCCCACGAAAAGATGTCGATAGGGCgaataagaaaatatgtatgtgtacATATATGCTACTGAAACCAATAAATACCTGCCACAACATAGAGTGCTTTCCGATATCTCATGTTGGTAAAGAGCTCTTTAGTTGTAGTTTTATTAGCCATACTCTCTACTACATGACTTCTCATTATCGCTAGCTCCTCGCTTGcccactaaaaatatatataaaaaattacctacacattaaacttatattactttatatcgAGTaacaaatattcttattatatacaatatataggtTTGTTTAAAACGAATCTCAAGGCACGCCGTAGATCGCCCACTACAACTATTGCATCTTCAGAATTAATTGGTAGTACTAACTCTATTGGTAGTATTAACTCTGTATAACGTTGTAACTAAagctgtctcttttcatcaaaTCGTTTACACAATTTGACATAAAGAGACAAAAGAGGATTTAGAAAAACtatgcatttattattaaaaaaaatataaataacgacGTAGTCTCGTAGATTCGCCGCGACTTGTCAATTGTCGTGTGTCAACATTGAATACGTTTTAACATACGCGAGTGATAGAAAGCCCTTCTAGACGGTCGTTGtaccacaactgagcgtttcttaAAGAAGTTTTTGCACcgcaccactatgtggaaccagctgccaactgaagtctTCCCGaactaatttgacttagggCTCTTCGAGAAAagttcaattcttaaaaggcaacgcacttgcgagactGACAAtctgagtgtctatgggcggcggtatcaattaatattagatGCGCCCGTTTTCCCCGTTGTCTAAGCAGCTCTCgcgaataattattttaataaaaactaaaaaataccttATCATCCTTTGTGCCTTTAATGAACATAAACTCCTTTTTTGCAAGCGCCAGCCTTCCGTCTTTCAAATGATAGTACGGAGATTCGGGAACCCATAAACACGCAATTCCATAGAGGATAACAAAAGATAATACTATAGAGTTAAGTACCGTATAGGACACAAAAGGTCCAATACTATAGACTAATAAGCTGCCTATGTTCATCATTACTTGAACCAACATTCCCAGAGCTCCGCGAATTTCTTTGTCAGCTATTTCCGTTATATATACCATTGTTACCTAAAACCATATAATACTTTTGACAAAACTGTAAATggctaaacaaaaacatatgtttttataaaaaaacaattaaaaaaatatttttatttacgccAAACACattgtttgaataaaaatggTCACGTGACAAAGCGTTAACAATTGTCTTTCCCACTAATTCGTGGGTCATGATTGTCGTAGTGAGTTTTCTCAAGCCCCAGGGCCAGACACTCAGTATGTTCTCAATTGTATGTcttatgtaaaaaaagaaTGAAATGACTatggtttttatattgttctattatatatatgagcTTGATTCAGATAAGTCactagttttaaatgtttccGACATGGGTTTAAAAGACGATTTCAAAGATTGAAAAGACATGATCGACCAAATTCAGTTTGTATGTAGTTTTTTCAGACACATCCCAAGCTTGTAATTACGTGGTACACACAATTTCAAAAACGGAATCGCTATTTTACGCGGTAACCCAGGCGATGTTATGTAGACCAGTATTAgcgtagtggcttcagcgtgcgactcatcAACaactcatccctgaggttgtaAGTTCGATCTCTAGCTAGAAACCAATGTCCTTTCTACATACGCATGTAACATTCGATCAAACGGCGAAGGAAGCAGTGTCAGGAAACGGGCTTGCCATAGATCCTAAAGTCGACGGGGTGTGtctattattatgataaataatcgtgaaacagatacagaaatctgaggcccagaccaaAAAAGTTTCGCCAccgatctatttattttaagccaGCAGAGAATGAatgataataatgaatgaatgataATGAATGAGAATGATAATAATCTGTTAATGTACCTACTTACCACAGCTGTAATCCCATTTCCCACACCAATGATACTTCTCGCGACGCACATAAGCCATGGTGTCTTTGTAAACAAGATTAAGAgctagaaaaattataaacagctTAGGGTCTTAAAGTTCACAGCGCTGGTAACGGTAGATCTGTAACTTCGTCGATAATCCGTAGATCTCGTATCGCTTTTGAATTGGTAACTTTCACACATACATAGTTCCCCTACAGGTCATTACAATTCGACAGTATATTTTGACACCTTAtatgaaaaacttaaaacatcATTTTTGACAACAATATTACTTCACAATATAACCGCTGATAATATCTTTGCCAGACACGTAAGATAAGGAATGACATACCGCACCTATTAATCCCGGCAGTACTGAAGCGAGAATTGTACGGCGGCGACCAAGTTTCTCATTTAAAACTTGCCCAAAATAGCAGCCGAGTAACGCACCAAGAGGGCATAGAGCAACGACCCAAGAGCTTTGttcctattaaatataaacaaaacatgttttaaatttaaaaaaaagaattttcgAAGACTCacgaaaaaacatttcaaatatatcCTTATCAATTCTAAATATTAGAGAGTTAtttgttctaataaaaaaagaaagagatatttataattcgttATAATTTGTTGAGTTAATTATGAGTCATTTTAATATTCGAATAATTTGTAATCGGCAtagattaaatttgttaattataaataaaacgaagaaagtgtttttaaaaataaattgtcattAACACTCACGTCAGTTATTTGTACATTTGCTTCACCGTTTTTGAACTTTGGAATCGCTGGCGAAGGCCATGATAATACAGCACCAGTGAATGTAAACGCAAAGGAAACTGTAATGGGGAAAATCGCAtcacaaaatattcattagaaacataattaaattattttttactaaccGCTGAGTCCCGCCAAATATTGTATTCTTCTACTCGATGACTCGGATACTGAACACATTTTGAGATTTATCTATAGTACAAGTTTCCAATTAAAACGTAATGTTTGGCAGTATATCTTTTATACTAAAACGACGCTACATCTTCAAtggttacaatattaatagctGTTTGCGATATTCAGTGGCAATAAATGGCTTAGTTTGCTCACACGTCACACGCATTATCAATTCAAACTTTGTGTCGAAGTAGACTCATAACGTCGCATTTACGTTGCGagccattttaatttataacttccGTAATTTGTATTAGGTATTTTTGGAAGCTACTATGTTATTCGGAATAATCTCCAaagaattaacaaataaaattgaataatgttCACATATTCCAATATTACATTTAGCAATTGTcccaattatttttgtttataaagagttatgcatattttttgtaactggtttactattaaattttccGAAAAAAAACAACAGTGTTATATGTACAGAATATGCATGGGTCAAGGTCATCAGGTTGCTATACGTttgcaataataatagaaataaaaaacacattaaattaataaatacttgtagatcatattattatggcatgtttaaaatcatttttctaaCTTCTGTAGCAACAATCGGATTTAAAGCGCAGATATCATTTTCACTGTATGGTGGTAGAATTGAAATGTTACCAACAACAATATTCTCTCCTTCTTCTATtactggcaataaattcttCTTAAACCATGATACCATTTTCTGTTTCTTTTCTAAGACATCCTCCGCAGTAAATATGacttcattattttttggtttcaaagaatcaaaattatctaaaacaGTTATGTTTAATACAGCATGTCCAggtatgaatatttttttacattcatttcCTTTTGTCATACTCAATATAacactaaaaacaaaatttcaattaatacagataatagaaatctttataatatttaataacacacaaatatagagtatttataataatcttaagctacatagtaataataattataaaaaaattatagaaaactacatttcaattatatacatattattaaaaaatataagaaaatcagCTAAGCAGCAACAGAAACCAGTCAAAATATTGCGAAGAAAGAAATATGGACTgtcaacttaaaattaaattatttcataaatgtaaatctaatttatgaaaaatatttattgtgataTTTTCATGATATGGCTTGTGCtactacttttaaaattttaatacccTGGCCAATTAGCAAaacggaataaataaaaaacttaaaattacatttcaacAAGTCGAGGATTTTCTTATTGTAgtaataagttaatatattcctgatttttgtttgactgataagtaaataaataaataaatatttttccaacCTGTATTGAAGTGGATCAATAGATTCTAAATACCCATGGTACACAATATCTCTTAGGACATGGATTTTAACgtatttaaagattaaagaGTTAAGAAATAACGGGTCCTCCTTAGAAGCATTAAATTCATATGTTTGAACAGAAATATCATCCATATTGCGGTAGttcaagttttttaaaaatgtatttatttctgataATATTAACcgaaccaaattaaatttactgttataagatatttatttacttttatgacCACCACAAGGCACAAACgtctttttatttacattttactatttactaTCACATTCACagatttcaattttcaatagAATAGCACATAGACTTAGTATATACGCCAGTATATACTAAGTCTATGGAATAGCATTATTAGAGAACACAGATAAGTAAACCTGGAAGTAAACAGATAGACTTTGCAACATCTATGAAAAGGACATTCAGCTTTTTACTTTTATCATAGAAAACAATAGACTCGAAAATGGACCTATATTTCGCGgcggttaatttaattttttacactcCTACATCGTCCTCGCTTTGCGGGCTACAAGTCAGAGGATTGGGATGAAATacgctattttttttatattctaccCTTGCAAATGCAAATTGAACGCCCATTCACTTTTCGTTAGTTATTTCTGATTTAGTAGCCGAGGTGGTCTTGCTGGGTATGgaactttttatttcattctcTGTGGTGCCTTAATCGGTGACAAGTCCTAACCTTGGTTTAAACGCTTTAGTAAGGCGGCCTTGCGTCGAATTAGAATGAGAAGAGAATGTTTTAAGACCAGGGCAGATGcagaaatcttaaaaaaagtatatacctCGACCTCCAAGTCATTCAAACGGAAAATCGCTAAAGCAGTCATAACCCAAAACCAGTGTTGGCAAGAAATAGACCTCCATTAGGGGACACAAGCCTTCTGGTCTTTTGCCAAAGACGTTCAATGCTCCTGAGTTATACTCCTGAGTTATACTCCTGAGTTAGTTCCGACTCAACACGCCCTTTTTAGCAGCCTGTACCCGCTCGGCATTGTCCCGAGCATAAAACAGGATAGTATTGGTTAGCATAGCAATATTTTGGTATTAAATTCATCGGCCattgtcattataatttattaacattgaaGTCAACTTAATTCAATCCCTTAGGTTTAGTCAAGATGCCCGTTAGGACTATGGgaggtaggtaggtaggttCTATACTTCATCTACggtactaatataatataattatttgccaATGTTGCTTAATCTAGAAATAAATGTCTTCTTCATTGATAGTATTACGTAAATaccgagcggcttgatccctTATCGTTACGTGGCGGggtctctgcatcttctatgAATTATTGAGCTGGAGCCTAGGGCAGCAGATTTTTGGGACGGCATTTGAGAACcgattttttactaatttataaaaatcaaacataTTTCTGCATGACTTTTTTGATGTTAGATAGACTGTTGTCTGCAAAAAAAATCCGTTGACTTTCCCCTCTTACTTGTCATCAGATTCAGAATATTCAGATTAAAACTTCCATATTTTAGAGTAAAACGGTGGCAGGAGCCACATGGATGAGGAAAGCAAACCGGTGTCaaataggaaataataatatgaaatatttacatttactaaatttcgttatatataaagtagaaataaGCTAAAATGTAACTTACAAGATTGTCAATAATtaaaggctatatttattaatttatcctAGAGTAAAACAGGTAGTATGTAGGTGGACTCATTTTCCACAActagactcaaatttggtccgttttgcgttAAAACAG
Coding sequences within:
- the LOC110999528 gene encoding facilitated trehalose transporter Tret1 isoform X4, producing MVYITEIADKEIRGALGMLVQVMMNIGSLLVYSIGPFVSYTVLNSIVLSFVILYGIACLWVPESPYYHLKDGRLALAKKEFMFIKGTKDDKWASEELAIMRSHVVESMANKTTTKELFTNMRYRKALYVVAGLKVLQYMTGTCAIQAYLEPIFRQSSSVSGPYVSIVHGFVQLAAGITATFLTGCVGRRVLMLTSSIGVAISLTAVGIYFFLQDYYQLSAQTLSSISAIPLVGVLGFNILYSIGLGNLPYIMQAELFPINVKTIASSLATMMAAILNFFVTKSYQGIKDFFGHYTVFWSFASIAYFGIFFIYFFVPETKGKTLEEVQDNLNVEAVELEQLNKEKQKE
- the LOC110999530 gene encoding gem-associated protein 6-like → MDDISVQTYEFNASKEDPLFLNSLIFKYVKIHVLRDIVYHGYLESIDPLQYSVILSMTKGNECKKIFIPGHAVLNITVLDNFDSLKPKNNEVIFTAEDVLEKKQKMVSWFKKNLLPVIEEGENIVVGNISILPPYSENDICALNPIVATEVRKMILNMP
- the LOC110999528 gene encoding facilitated trehalose transporter Tret1 isoform X1; this translates as MCSVSESSSRRIQYLAGLSVSFAFTFTGAVLSWPSPAIPKFKNGEANVQITDEQSSWVVALCPLGALLGCYFGQVLNEKLGRRRTILASVLPGLIGALLILFTKTPWLMCVARSIIGVGNGITAVVTMVYITEIADKEIRGALGMLVQVMMNIGSLLVYSIGPFVSYTVLNSIVLSFVILYGIACLWVPESPYYHLKDGRLALAKKEFMFIKGTKDDKWASEELAIMRSHVVESMANKTTTKELFTNMRYRKALYVVAGLKVLQYMTGTCAIQAYLEPIFRQSSSVSGPYVSIVHGFVQLAAGITATFLTGCVGRRVLMLTSSIGVAISLTAVGIYFFLQDYYQLSAQTLSSISAIPLVGVLGFNILYSIGLGNLPYIMQAELFPINVKTIASSLATMMAAILNFFVTKSYQGIKDFFGHYTVFWSFASIAYFGIFFIYFFVPETKGKTLEEVQDNLNVEAVELEQLNKEKQKE
- the LOC110999528 gene encoding facilitated trehalose transporter Tret1 isoform X3; amino-acid sequence: MCVARSIIGVGNGITAVVTMVYITEIADKEIRGALGMLVQVMMNIGSLLVYSIGPFVSYTVLNSIVLSFVILYGIACLWVPESPYYHLKDGRLALAKKEFMFIKGTKDDKWASEELAIMRSHVVESMANKTTTKELFTNMRYRKALYVVAGLKVLQYMTGTCAIQAYLEPIFRQSSSVSGPYVSIVHGFVQLAAGITATFLTGCVGRRVLMLTSSIGVAISLTAVGIYFFLQDYYQLSAQTLSSISAIPLVGVLGFNILYSIGLGNLPYIMQAELFPINVKTIASSLATMMAAILNFFVTKSYQGIKDFFGHYTVFWSFASIAYFGIFFIYFFVPETKGKTLEEVQDNLNVEAVELEQLNKEKQKE
- the LOC110999528 gene encoding facilitated trehalose transporter Tret1 isoform X2 yields the protein MCSVSESSSRRIQYLAGLSVSFAFTFTGAVLSWPSPAIPKFKNGEANVQITDEQSSWVVALCPLGALLGCYFGQVLNEKLGRRRTILASVLPGLIGALLILFTKTPWLMCVARSIIGVGNGITAVWASEELAIMRSHVVESMANKTTTKELFTNMRYRKALYVVAGLKVLQYMTGTCAIQAYLEPIFRQSSSVSGPYVSIVHGFVQLAAGITATFLTGCVGRRVLMLTSSIGVAISLTAVGIYFFLQDYYQLSAQTLSSISAIPLVGVLGFNILYSIGLGNLPYIMQAELFPINVKTIASSLATMMAAILNFFVTKSYQGIKDFFGHYTVFWSFASIAYFGIFFIYFFVPETKGKTLEEVQDNLNVEAVELEQLNKEKQKE